A genome region from Cognatishimia activa includes the following:
- the gloB gene encoding hydroxyacylglutathione hydrolase, which yields MPLEIVTLPTLTGSMNNYNFLIHDTDTGQTALVDAPEDDGISAELKRRGWGLDVILLTHHHWDHIDGAAALSSEFDAKIIGAAQDAHRLPPLAQEVSTGESFELFGREVQVIDVPGHTVGHVAFYMPSENALFSGDSLMALGCGRLFEGTPAQMYDTLTTLSALPADTVIYSGHEYTADNADFAMSIEPGNEALQNRVAAVKQARAANNPTVPSLLSDELATNPFLRSTSPEVQATVGLSGADPDAVFAEVRKRKDNF from the coding sequence ATGCCGCTGGAAATCGTAACGCTGCCCACGTTGACCGGGTCGATGAACAACTACAATTTCCTGATCCATGACACCGACACAGGCCAAACCGCGCTTGTGGACGCCCCCGAAGACGATGGCATCTCGGCCGAGTTGAAACGCCGCGGCTGGGGTCTGGACGTGATCCTTCTGACCCACCATCATTGGGACCATATCGACGGGGCGGCGGCTCTTTCCTCTGAGTTTGACGCGAAGATCATAGGCGCCGCCCAAGACGCGCATCGCTTGCCACCCCTCGCGCAAGAGGTCAGCACGGGCGAGTCCTTCGAGCTTTTTGGCCGCGAGGTTCAGGTGATCGACGTTCCCGGCCACACGGTCGGACATGTTGCGTTTTATATGCCCAGCGAAAACGCCCTGTTTTCGGGTGACAGCCTTATGGCACTCGGATGTGGGCGATTGTTCGAAGGCACTCCGGCCCAGATGTACGACACACTGACCACATTGTCTGCCCTGCCCGCAGACACGGTCATCTATTCCGGCCATGAATATACCGCAGACAATGCAGACTTCGCGATGTCCATTGAGCCCGGCAATGAGGCGCTCCAGAATCGTGTCGCCGCCGTCAAACAGGCCCGAGCGGCAAACAATCCCACCGTGCCCTCGCTATTATCAGACGAACTGGCAACAAACCCCTTCCTGCGCAGCACCAGCCCCGAAGTGCAGGCCACCGTCGGTCTGTCGGGCGCAGATCCAGACGCTGTCTTCGCCGAAGTGCGAAAAAGAAAAGACAATTTCTGA